In Oryza brachyantha chromosome 1, ObraRS2, whole genome shotgun sequence, the following are encoded in one genomic region:
- the LOC102722174 gene encoding glycosylphosphatidylinositol anchor attachment 1 protein isoform X1, giving the protein MASSTTEEAKPKPRLIVRLGIFLASHHILFSALCCTAGIIALLFLPSLAKNTYLSENALIPGSANTLFSTEDILEANRFLKGIEAATGESRGGTDMPKFISQEIKNLGAEVHYHEFLPDRKCFHPLKFFTSMTNNMAVKPNGTYTNFGINIAGIIRAPRGDGKEAIVLVTPYNSQGDQSNELLSLALGFSVFSLLSRATWLAKDIVWLSADSQFGEYAAVSAWLNQYHNPMFLSDPVILDTKMYGTNRNLYEHDDTTEKAELMTFKRAGTMAAALIFKVGETRKYNDRDSVTMYAEASNGQMPNLDLLNVVHYLAVHRQGFHVNIETFSSLLSSSWLKVIAEVFQNVGSVLRKINPDWKLDVNVPDYVEGTANLANSMYNQALGVPTGSHGAFRDYQVDAVSLEFAPAFNLKNENAKFSFLLRGGRLTEGVVRSVNNLLEKFHQSFFLYFLTAPSKFISVGVYMIPFALFLAPLPIVAAALAGDSKTKGKLVDECKTKDIVGDLEIGGESWKWLKSARVLLVIQIWAALVSLLPYYISQIPGAMPTQYAVIWAVLSIVILIILYGMFGSPYHAGVEWRLLKATMITSITIGMGLMSIINFATAQLGALILIPMCLFSRPLKAQLEMNFLPRIILFISNILLTVLGFPPAALLVMKCLSKGLWTVDIGDFWLWMEFLWEWSSATYLYVFLVHLPCWLLCIHVLLHPCLQPESKMKQE; this is encoded by the exons ATGGCGTCCTCAACTACGGAAGAGGCCAAACCGAAGCCGCGCCTCATCGTTCGCCTGGGGATATTCCTCGCGTCTCACCACATACTCTTCAG CGCTCTGTGCTGTACGGCGGGCATAATCGcactcctcttcctcccttcACTTGCCAAGAACACTTACCTATCAGAGAATGCTCTTATACCCG gTTCTGcaaatacattattttctaCTGAAGATATCCTGGAAGCAAATAGATTTTTGAAGGGAATCGAAGCTGCAACTGGGGAATCAAGAGGTGGAAC GGATATGCCGAAATTCATAtcacaagaaataaaaaatctggGGGCAGAAGTGCATTACCATGAGTTCCTCCCTGACAGAAAATGTTTTCATCCTTTGAAGTTCTTTACTTCCATGACAAATAATATGGCAGTCAAACCTAATGGAACCTACACCAACTTTGGAATAAACATAGCTGGCATTATACGCGCTCCTCGTGGTGATGGCAAAGAAGCAATTGTACTGGTTACCCCTTATAATTCTCAGGGAGATCAATCTAATGAGTTATTATCACTGGCCCTTGGATTCTCTGTTTTCTCCCTCTTAAGTCGAGCTACATGGCTAGCAAAGGATATTGTCTGGTTATCTGCAGATTCACAATTTGGAGAGTATGCCGCAGTCTCTGCATGGTTAAATCAATACCATAATCCCATGTTTCTGAGTGACCCAGTGATTTTAGATACCAAGATGTATGGTACCAATCGGAATTTATATGAACATGATGACACTACAGAAAAAGCAGAACTTATGACTTTCAAACGTGCTGGAACAATGGCAGCTGCactcatatttaaagttggaGAAACCAGGAAATATAATGACAGAGATAGTGTCACAATGTATGCAGAGGCATCTAATGGCCAAATGCCAAACTTGGATCTTCTGAATGTGGTGCACTATTTAGCTGTTCATAGACAAGGTTTTCATGTGAATATTGAGACATTTAGTTCATTGTTGAGTTCTTCATGGCTTAAGGTTATTGCTGaagtatttcaaaatgttgGGAGTGtattgagaaaaataaatcctGATTGGAAGCTTGACGTGAACGTCCCTGATTATGTGGAGGGTACTGCAAACCTGGCCAATTCTATGTACAACCAG GCTCTTGGAGTGCCCACAGGTTCTCATGGTGCTTTCCGTGACTATCAAGTCGATGCAGTTTCTTTGGAATTTGCACCAGCATTTAATCTTAAAAACGAGAATGctaaattttcatttcttctCAGGGGTGGAAG GCTAACCGAAGGAGTTGTGCGCTCTGTAAACAACCTGCTTGAGAAGTTCCATCAATCCTTTTTCCTGTATTTCCTTACAGCTCCAAGCAAGTTTATTTCAGTTGGTGTATATATGATTCCGTTTGCATTGTTCCTAGCACCGCTCCCAATagttgctgctgctcttgCTGGTGACAGTAAAACCAAGGGGAAATTGGTTGATGAGTGTAAAACAAAGGATATTGTCGGTGATCTCGAAATCGGCGGTGAATCGTGGAAATGGCTTAAATCTGCAAGAGTACTGCTTGTTATCCAAATTTGGGCAGCACTTGTTTCTTTACTCCCATATTACATTAGTCAAATTCCTGGTGCTATGCCAACACAATATGCAGTGATTTGGGCTGTGCTCTCCATTGTTATATTGATCATCCTGTATGGAATGTTCGGCTCACCATATCATGCTGGTGTGGAATGGAGGCTTTTAAAGGCTACGATGATCACTTCCATCACCATAGGAATGGGGCTTATGTCAATCATAAATTTTGCTACTGCGCAGCTTGGGGCTTTGATATTGATCCCGATGTGCTTGTTTTCTCGACCACTGAAGGCACAGCTTGAGATGAATTTCCTACCACGGATAATATTGTTCATCTCAAACATACTTCTCACCGTGTTGGGTTTCCCTCCAGCTGCATTGCTGGTTATGAAATGTCTATCCAAGGGATTGTGGACAGTCGACATTGGGGATTTCTGGCTGTGGATGGAGTTCTTGTGGGAATGGAGCAGCGCGACATATCTGTATGTATTTCTTGTCCATCTTCCCTGCTGGCTTTTGTGCATCCATGTGTTGTTGCATCCATGCCTCCAACCTGAATCAAAGATGAAGCAGGAATAG
- the LOC102722174 gene encoding glycosylphosphatidylinositol anchor attachment 1 protein isoform X2, with protein MPKFISQEIKNLGAEVHYHEFLPDRKCFHPLKFFTSMTNNMAVKPNGTYTNFGINIAGIIRAPRGDGKEAIVLVTPYNSQGDQSNELLSLALGFSVFSLLSRATWLAKDIVWLSADSQFGEYAAVSAWLNQYHNPMFLSDPVILDTKMYGTNRNLYEHDDTTEKAELMTFKRAGTMAAALIFKVGETRKYNDRDSVTMYAEASNGQMPNLDLLNVVHYLAVHRQGFHVNIETFSSLLSSSWLKVIAEVFQNVGSVLRKINPDWKLDVNVPDYVEGTANLANSMYNQALGVPTGSHGAFRDYQVDAVSLEFAPAFNLKNENAKFSFLLRGGRLTEGVVRSVNNLLEKFHQSFFLYFLTAPSKFISVGVYMIPFALFLAPLPIVAAALAGDSKTKGKLVDECKTKDIVGDLEIGGESWKWLKSARVLLVIQIWAALVSLLPYYISQIPGAMPTQYAVIWAVLSIVILIILYGMFGSPYHAGVEWRLLKATMITSITIGMGLMSIINFATAQLGALILIPMCLFSRPLKAQLEMNFLPRIILFISNILLTVLGFPPAALLVMKCLSKGLWTVDIGDFWLWMEFLWEWSSATYLYVFLVHLPCWLLCIHVLLHPCLQPESKMKQE; from the exons ATGCCGAAATTCATAtcacaagaaataaaaaatctggGGGCAGAAGTGCATTACCATGAGTTCCTCCCTGACAGAAAATGTTTTCATCCTTTGAAGTTCTTTACTTCCATGACAAATAATATGGCAGTCAAACCTAATGGAACCTACACCAACTTTGGAATAAACATAGCTGGCATTATACGCGCTCCTCGTGGTGATGGCAAAGAAGCAATTGTACTGGTTACCCCTTATAATTCTCAGGGAGATCAATCTAATGAGTTATTATCACTGGCCCTTGGATTCTCTGTTTTCTCCCTCTTAAGTCGAGCTACATGGCTAGCAAAGGATATTGTCTGGTTATCTGCAGATTCACAATTTGGAGAGTATGCCGCAGTCTCTGCATGGTTAAATCAATACCATAATCCCATGTTTCTGAGTGACCCAGTGATTTTAGATACCAAGATGTATGGTACCAATCGGAATTTATATGAACATGATGACACTACAGAAAAAGCAGAACTTATGACTTTCAAACGTGCTGGAACAATGGCAGCTGCactcatatttaaagttggaGAAACCAGGAAATATAATGACAGAGATAGTGTCACAATGTATGCAGAGGCATCTAATGGCCAAATGCCAAACTTGGATCTTCTGAATGTGGTGCACTATTTAGCTGTTCATAGACAAGGTTTTCATGTGAATATTGAGACATTTAGTTCATTGTTGAGTTCTTCATGGCTTAAGGTTATTGCTGaagtatttcaaaatgttgGGAGTGtattgagaaaaataaatcctGATTGGAAGCTTGACGTGAACGTCCCTGATTATGTGGAGGGTACTGCAAACCTGGCCAATTCTATGTACAACCAG GCTCTTGGAGTGCCCACAGGTTCTCATGGTGCTTTCCGTGACTATCAAGTCGATGCAGTTTCTTTGGAATTTGCACCAGCATTTAATCTTAAAAACGAGAATGctaaattttcatttcttctCAGGGGTGGAAG GCTAACCGAAGGAGTTGTGCGCTCTGTAAACAACCTGCTTGAGAAGTTCCATCAATCCTTTTTCCTGTATTTCCTTACAGCTCCAAGCAAGTTTATTTCAGTTGGTGTATATATGATTCCGTTTGCATTGTTCCTAGCACCGCTCCCAATagttgctgctgctcttgCTGGTGACAGTAAAACCAAGGGGAAATTGGTTGATGAGTGTAAAACAAAGGATATTGTCGGTGATCTCGAAATCGGCGGTGAATCGTGGAAATGGCTTAAATCTGCAAGAGTACTGCTTGTTATCCAAATTTGGGCAGCACTTGTTTCTTTACTCCCATATTACATTAGTCAAATTCCTGGTGCTATGCCAACACAATATGCAGTGATTTGGGCTGTGCTCTCCATTGTTATATTGATCATCCTGTATGGAATGTTCGGCTCACCATATCATGCTGGTGTGGAATGGAGGCTTTTAAAGGCTACGATGATCACTTCCATCACCATAGGAATGGGGCTTATGTCAATCATAAATTTTGCTACTGCGCAGCTTGGGGCTTTGATATTGATCCCGATGTGCTTGTTTTCTCGACCACTGAAGGCACAGCTTGAGATGAATTTCCTACCACGGATAATATTGTTCATCTCAAACATACTTCTCACCGTGTTGGGTTTCCCTCCAGCTGCATTGCTGGTTATGAAATGTCTATCCAAGGGATTGTGGACAGTCGACATTGGGGATTTCTGGCTGTGGATGGAGTTCTTGTGGGAATGGAGCAGCGCGACATATCTGTATGTATTTCTTGTCCATCTTCCCTGCTGGCTTTTGTGCATCCATGTGTTGTTGCATCCATGCCTCCAACCTGAATCAAAGATGAAGCAGGAATAG
- the LOC102709969 gene encoding D-glycerate 3-kinase, chloroplastic isoform X1 has translation MTPLHAAPHHAAAAAVVSSPNSAPLLRAKPYHPRAAAAAMASACSLTVTATTPSRKAFLSCPDHGQAGVAPPRSAPASPPALISSVQDLYDFICSGPLVERIGYTKEKIAESIDRWLRCGVQVARLFRLNELHLSESEKARIYHFYIPVFLWCEDQVTEHRSKYNEGDEIPPLVIGVSAPQGSGKTTLVFALDYLFRFSGSKSATLSIDDFYLTAADQAKLRESNPGNALLEFRGNAGSHDLPFSVETLESLTKLTKEGMKMKVPRYDKSAFGGRGDRADPSTWPEVEGPIEVVLFEGWMLGFKPLPNEVVKAVDPQLEVVNKNLQAYYDAWDRFIGSWMVIKIKEPSCVYQWRLQAEIAMRADGKPGMSDEEVMDFVSRYLPAYHAYLPTLYKEGPNGSNPEHLLVIDIDEQRNPMWGR, from the exons ATGACGCCGCTCCATGCCGCCCCGcaccatgccgccgccgccgcggtcgtcTCCTCGCCCAACTccgcgccgctcctccgcgCCAAGCCTTACCATcccagggcggcggcggcggcgatggcctcGGCCTGCTCCCTCACCGTGACCGCCACCACTCCGTCGAGAAAAG CTTTCCTGTCATGCCCGGATCACGGCCAGGCGggggtggcgccgccgcgctccgcccCGGCGTCGCCCCCGGCGCTCATCTCCTCCGTCCAGGACCTGTACGACTTCATCTGCAGCGGCCCGCTCGTGGAGAGGATCGGCTACACCAAGGAGAAGATCGCCGAGTCCATCGACCGGTGGCTGCGCTGCGGGGTGCAGGTGGCGCGGCTGTTCCGCCTTAACGAGCTCCACCTGTCGGAGTCGGAGAAGGCCAGGATATACCACTTCTACATCCCCGTCTTCCTCTGGTGCGAGGACCAGGTCACGGAGCACAGGTCGAAGTACAACGAGGGGGACGAGATCCCGCCATTAGTG ATTGGGGTCAGCGCTCCCCAAGGCAGTGGGAAGACAACTCTTGTTTTCGCGCTTGATTATCTTTTTCGGTTTTCTGGTAG TAAATCTGCCACATTATCTATTGATGACTTCTATTTGACAGCAGCAGACCAG GCTAAATTGAGGGAAAGTAATCCTGGAAATGCTCTTCTCGAG TTTCGTGGAAATGCTGGAAGCCATGATCTCCCGTTCTCTGTTGAAACACTCGAATCCCTGACTAAACTAACTAAAGAAG GTATGAAGATGAAGGTTCCACGGTATGACAAG TCTGCTTTTGGCGGAAGAGGTGATCGGGCTGATCCTTCAACATGGCCAGAGGTTGAAGGGCCCATAGAG GTGGTTCTTTTTGAAGGATGGATGCTTGGATTTAAACCTCTTCCAAATGAAGTTGTGAAAGCAGTGGACCCTCAG CTTGAGGTGGTTAATAAGAACCTTCAGGCATATTACGATGCATGGGACAGGTTCATTGGGTCTTGGATGgtcataaaaataaaggaaccTAGCTGCGTATACCAGTGGAGACTGCAG GCAGAGATAGCTATGAGAGCAGATGGGAAGCCAGGAATGTCTGATGAGGAG GTTATGGATTTTGTATCACGCTACCTACCAGCATACCACGCATATTTGCCGACGCTATACAAAGAGGGACCAAACGGCTCGAACCCGGAGCACCTGCTGGTCATTGACATAGACGAACAGAGGAATCCCATGTGGGGTAGATGA
- the LOC102709969 gene encoding D-glycerate 3-kinase, chloroplastic isoform X2 yields MIHIKLLHIRLSLWSRPLQRFGPFASYFIVDFVRCCNCMDAFLSCPDHGQAGVAPPRSAPASPPALISSVQDLYDFICSGPLVERIGYTKEKIAESIDRWLRCGVQVARLFRLNELHLSESEKARIYHFYIPVFLWCEDQVTEHRSKYNEGDEIPPLVIGVSAPQGSGKTTLVFALDYLFRFSGSKSATLSIDDFYLTAADQAKLRESNPGNALLEFRGNAGSHDLPFSVETLESLTKLTKEGMKMKVPRYDKSAFGGRGDRADPSTWPEVEGPIEVVLFEGWMLGFKPLPNEVVKAVDPQLEVVNKNLQAYYDAWDRFIGSWMVIKIKEPSCVYQWRLQAEIAMRADGKPGMSDEEVMDFVSRYLPAYHAYLPTLYKEGPNGSNPEHLLVIDIDEQRNPMWGR; encoded by the exons ATGATCCATATAAAACTCTTGCACATCCGTCTTTCTCTGTGGTCAAGACCCCTTCAAAGATTTGGCCCTTTTGCTAGTTATTTCATCGTCGATTTCGTTAGGTGTTGCAACTGCATGGATG CTTTCCTGTCATGCCCGGATCACGGCCAGGCGggggtggcgccgccgcgctccgcccCGGCGTCGCCCCCGGCGCTCATCTCCTCCGTCCAGGACCTGTACGACTTCATCTGCAGCGGCCCGCTCGTGGAGAGGATCGGCTACACCAAGGAGAAGATCGCCGAGTCCATCGACCGGTGGCTGCGCTGCGGGGTGCAGGTGGCGCGGCTGTTCCGCCTTAACGAGCTCCACCTGTCGGAGTCGGAGAAGGCCAGGATATACCACTTCTACATCCCCGTCTTCCTCTGGTGCGAGGACCAGGTCACGGAGCACAGGTCGAAGTACAACGAGGGGGACGAGATCCCGCCATTAGTG ATTGGGGTCAGCGCTCCCCAAGGCAGTGGGAAGACAACTCTTGTTTTCGCGCTTGATTATCTTTTTCGGTTTTCTGGTAG TAAATCTGCCACATTATCTATTGATGACTTCTATTTGACAGCAGCAGACCAG GCTAAATTGAGGGAAAGTAATCCTGGAAATGCTCTTCTCGAG TTTCGTGGAAATGCTGGAAGCCATGATCTCCCGTTCTCTGTTGAAACACTCGAATCCCTGACTAAACTAACTAAAGAAG GTATGAAGATGAAGGTTCCACGGTATGACAAG TCTGCTTTTGGCGGAAGAGGTGATCGGGCTGATCCTTCAACATGGCCAGAGGTTGAAGGGCCCATAGAG GTGGTTCTTTTTGAAGGATGGATGCTTGGATTTAAACCTCTTCCAAATGAAGTTGTGAAAGCAGTGGACCCTCAG CTTGAGGTGGTTAATAAGAACCTTCAGGCATATTACGATGCATGGGACAGGTTCATTGGGTCTTGGATGgtcataaaaataaaggaaccTAGCTGCGTATACCAGTGGAGACTGCAG GCAGAGATAGCTATGAGAGCAGATGGGAAGCCAGGAATGTCTGATGAGGAG GTTATGGATTTTGTATCACGCTACCTACCAGCATACCACGCATATTTGCCGACGCTATACAAAGAGGGACCAAACGGCTCGAACCCGGAGCACCTGCTGGTCATTGACATAGACGAACAGAGGAATCCCATGTGGGGTAGATGA